A single genomic interval of Corylus avellana chromosome ca10, CavTom2PMs-1.0 harbors:
- the LOC132164385 gene encoding E3 ubiquitin-protein ligase RSL1-like has protein sequence MAKSTVRGDLNVALSEQRGALMTAKTLDSDLDLAYHLQMQEAMTASLALRPSSSSCSSPPHPNAAVSSPNDAAVSSPSDAVLDVASTLMLQDVERFAQELEDRELSEAEMRKMREDLDRRIHDQKLAGDILNIPEEEWEANGDNYHRPYRTDPLSSTALVDTERFRLYSKGLVSEERIRDMKVTVAGAGVAICDRRDGLILEVRKNLAAFVDGQVVTDEVAELEALIEGLNKALSLNLKRLTFFCDDNVLYRYVTGRVAPQQSKIATLVNQVALLRRKFTYCNPSLVARNDIKFAFKSARDAIVSQITSTEETSDGKSLKETCVICFEDTDVDEMFSVDGCLHRYCFSCMKQHAEVKLLDGMVVKCPHEGCKSVVNIDSCSKFLAPNLVEVLSQRMKESSIPITEKVYCPRPKCSALMSKSELLQFTKTTYVGADKNGVRRCMKCHYYFCIDCKVPWHYHMTCSDYKRSNPYSLTEDAKLKSLAKAKRWPQCVKCNHMVELAEGCYHITCRCGYEFCYVCGAEWKNQNPTCSCPIWDERNIIRNVRRRQ, from the exons ATGGCAAAGAGTACAGTCAGGGGCGACCTCAACGTCGCGCTCTCCGAGCAACGCGGAGCGCTCATGACGGCGAAAACCCTAGACTCTGACCTCGACCTCGCCTATCACCTCCAAATGCAAGAAGCCATGACCGCCTCCCTTGCTCTCCGACCTTCAAGCTCAAGCTGTTCATCACCACCTCATCCCAACGCCGCCGTTTCATCTCCCAATGACGCTGCCGTTTCATCTCCCAGCGACGCCGTTTTGGACGTTGCCTCCACGCTCATGCTGCAAGACGTGGAGAGGTTCGCGCAAGAGCTCGAGGACCGCGAGCTAAGCGAGGCGGAGATGAGGAAAATGCGGGAGGATCTGGACCGTCGGATCCACGATCAGAAACTCGCGGGCGATATCCTCAACATCCCCGAAGAGGAATGGGAAGCCAATGGGGACAATTACCACCGTCCGTACCGTACGGACCCTTTGTCGTCGACCGCTTTGGTCGACACCGAGCGTTTCAGGTTATACTCCAAGGGGTTGGTGAGCGAAGAGAGGATTAGGGATATGAAGGTCACCGTGGCCGGTGCTGGGGTCGCGATTTGCGATCGGAGGGATGGTCTGATCTTGGAGGTGAGGAAGAATCTGGCGGCGTTCGTGGACGGTCAGGTCGTGACAGATGAAGTTGCTGAGCTGGAGGCTCTGATTGAAGGGCTTAATAAAGCTCTCAGCTTGAATTTGAAAAGGCTCACCTTCTTCTGTGATGACAATGTGCTTTACCGATAT GTTACAGGTAGAGTAGCACCACAACAGAGTAAGATTGCAACATTAGTCAATCAGGTGGCTCTTCTTCGAAGAAAATTTACATATTGCAACCCATCTCTTGTGGCACGTAACGATATTAAGTTTGCATTTAAATCTGCAAGAGATGCTATAGTTTCTCAAATTACCTCAACTGAAGAAACTAGTGATGGCAAGAGTTTGAAGGAGACATGTGTAATTTGCTTTGAAGATACAGATGTTGACGAGATGTTTTCAGTTGATGGTTGCCTGCACAGATATTGCTTTTCTTGCATGAAACAGCATGCGGAGGTCAAGTTGCTTGACGGGATGGTGGTGAAGTGCCCTCATGAAGGCTGTAAGTCCGTGGTGAATATTGATAGCTGTAGTAAATTCTTGGCACCAAATTTGGTTGAGGTCTTAAGCCAACGCATGAAGGAATCTTCTATTCCAATTACAGAGAAAGTTTATTGCCCACGTCCAAAGTGTTCAGCACTAATGTCAAAAAGTGAGCTTTTGCAATTTACTAAGACCACATATGTTGGTGCTGACAAAAATGGAGTCAGAAGATGCATGAAATGTCATTACTATTTCTGTATCGATTGCAAAGTCCCTTGGCATTATCATATGACCTGCAGTGATTACAAAAGATCAAATCCTTATTCCCTTACAGAAGATGCAAAGCTCAAGTCTCTTGCAAAGGCGAAACGTTGGCCCCAATGTGTGAAGTGCAACCACATGGTTGAACTAGCCGAAGGTTGCTACCACATCACTTGCAG ATGTGGATATGAGTTTTGCTACGTTTGTGGTGCTGAGTGGAAGAACCAAAACCCAACCTGTTCTTGTCCAATCTGGGATGAGCGTAACATTATACGTAATGTACGAAGAAGACAATGA